ACGCCATCGATCATCACCATCACGTGGTTGCCTTCGGCGCCGCGCATGCGTAACTGGGTTTGCTTGCCGACGCCGCCGGCATTGCTGACCGTGATGCCGGGCACGTAGCGCAGCAGGTCGACGGCGAAGTTCGCCTGGCGGAAATCGAGAGTCGAACGATCGATGACCGTGACCGAGGAACCGACCTTGCCGAGCGTGCTCGGGGTTCGCGAGCCTGACACCACCACGGTGTCGGGGTAATCGGTGGTTGCCGCGTGAGCGGCAAGGGGCAGCGCCAGCACGGCGCACAGGAACATGCGTTTCATCATCGTCTCCCTGACCGGCCCATCCCCGGGCTCGATCGGTGCTGTGAAGCACGTTGGGAGGATCACGAGCGGGGCCTTGCGGCCCGCGTCCCGACCGCCCCACCGCGATTCGGTAATGGCGATGGCCAATGGCTATCGCCTGGAACAGCACAGGGCCGGTCTCCGGACTCACGAGTCACGCGATCATGTCGCGTCGCCAGTCGCTCCGTCTTCCCGTGTCGAAACACAGTGACTGGGTGGAGCGATGCAACTCGTCTACCGTTGCGGGGGCAGTATCGGCATTGCGCGGCCTTGCGAGCCGTGCGCACCGATTTCCCGTTTCACCTGTCGGCCGATTGGCTTCGAGGCACCCTTTGCCGTGGTATCTCGGCGCCGCCGGGGCGGGCCGCGCATCACTTGCGCGATGCGAATAAAAAAACGCGGCAGACTGATCGGCCGCGTTTCAATTGTGCAACTCTAGCGCGGCTCGCGCCGCGCGTCGCTTTAAGCGACGACGTCCTTGATGGCCTTCATCGCCGCGGCGCGAACCGACAGGCTGGCCGGACGCGCTTCGACCTTCACCATCTCGCCGGTGAAGGGGTTGCGAGCCATGCCGGCCTTGCGCGCGGCCTTCTGCACGCGACGCAGCTTGACGCCGATTTCCGGCACCGCGAATTCACCGGAACCGTTCTTGATCAGGTGACGTGCAGCCAGCGCCTTGGTTGCGCTGAGCACGGACTGGACTTGCTTCTTGGTCAGGCCGGTATCGTCGGCCAACGCAGCGATGATCTGCGACTTGGTCTGCTTTTCCTTGATCGCACTGGTCTTGGCTTTGCTCATGATGTCTCCCTTATAGGTGGCAGCGTATTGGGGTGGCTGGATTCTTGCCAGTTTTTTGGATTAATCGTCGCACTATTCGTAACTGGTCTATCGGTCCTGTCCGTGGGCGAAGACTGGTGCGACGACGCTGACCTTGACGTGGCGCCGGGCACGAGCTCGACCGCACGTCTTCGTCAGGATGGGGACGCTTTCGTGCAACAGGTCGAAATCGACCGCGCTACTATAATCACCGGCGCTGAAAAGGGAAGCCCTCGCCCGGGGTTTTTGGCCGATTTTTCCGAGAAAATCGCGATTCGCATGCGCGGGATCACTGTCGCGGCCGAATAATACGCATGCGTCGCGCCGGCACGGTGCGTTCATGCCGCGCAAAGTCGTGCTTCCAGCGCCTGCAACACCTCGCGCGCCGGGCCCTTGATGTGATGCCTGACGTCGTTGGAAAGGGCGGTGCTGTCGGGATTGATCTCGACCGTCACGCAGCCACGCGCACTTGCCTCCAACATCGGCTCGGCGATGTAGGGAAACGCGGCGGTGGTACCGATGGCAATCATGACGTCGAAGCCGCGCGCCAGTTGATGTTCATACTGGTGCACCGCGCTGCCCGGCAACATCTCGCCGAACAACACCACGTCGGGCCGCACCAGGCCGTCGCAATGCATGCACCGAGGCGGCAGCACGGTGAGATCGAAATCGATGTTGTCGAAAGCAGCGCGACAGGCACAGCAATACAGGCGCGACAGGTTGCCGTGCAGTTCGATCACGTTGCGACTGCCGGCGGCGCGATGAAAGCCATCGACGTTCTGCGTCACGACCCAAAGTTCGAAGCGCGCATCCCAGGTCGCCAGCACACGATGACCATCATTGGGACCGGCGGCGCGACAGGCGTTGTCGATCTGCGCGATGTACTTCCAGGTCAGCGCCGGATTACGTGCCAGTGTGTAGGCATGCAGGATGTCCTCGATCGGCATGTTCTGTTCGATTTCTATGTCGTTGTACAGCCCGTTGATTCCGCGATAGGTCGGCAGGCCGGAATCGGCCGACATGCCGGCGCCGCTCAACACCGCCACGCGCCGCGCGCGGCGCAAAGCCTCGACCACCGGCGTCAGCGTCTCCTGCCATGGCTCCCGCGCCCGTCCGTTCATGCTCATGCACTCCTTAACTCAGATCGCGAAAACGCCGCGATTCGCGCCGTGAAACCGCGTGCGCGAGGCCGCGCGGCAACACGCCGGCGAGCGACGCGATGAATCGATTGATACGCCCAGGGATATGCACCAGGCGTCCGGCCGCGGCCGCCGTCAGCCCTTCCTCGGCAACGCGCTCGGCGCTCATCCACAGCCACCTCGGCAGACTCGCGAGCTGCGCGCGGGTACCGGTCACGTCGTGGAATTCGGAATAGGTGAAACCCGGGCACAACGCGCACACGCGCACGCCGGCGCTCTCGCATTCCAGCGCCAGTGATTCGGAGAAACGGATCATCCAGGCCTTGCTGGCCGCGTACAGCGTATGGCCCGCGCTGCCCGGCAGGTAGCCGGCCAGCGACGCGACATTGATGATGGTGCCACGGCGGCGCGCGCACATCGTCGTCACCACGCCGTGACTCAACTCGGCGACCGCCTCAACCATCACGCGTTGAAAGCGTTCGTGCACCTGCCACTCGTGCGTGACGTAACGACCCGGCACACCGTAACCGGCGTTGTTGATCAGCACCGCGATGTCGCGCGTCGGCAGCGCTTCGAGCAGGCCCGCCACCGCGCCGGGCGCGCCGAGATCGATCACGAGCGGCCGCACCTCGATACCATGCGCGCGCTCCAGTTCGCGCGCCAGGGTCGCGAGGCGGTCAGCGCGTCGGGCCACGGCGACGATGTCGTGACCGCGGGCCGCGAGCAGGCGACAGAAGGCCTGGCCGATGCCCGCCGAGGCGCCGGTCACGAGTGCAATGGGTCGGGTATGGGTTGAATTCATGCGCGGCTCGCCAGCGCGATGGTAACGCCTCGACGCGATGGTGTGTCAGCCGCACCCGCCGTTCGCGCGATTCCGGCCGCCTGCGCCATCGCCCATAATGCCGTGCCGATGATCACGCCCTTACGCCGCCGGACACGCGCTTGCTGACACGACTCTGGAATCGCCGCCACCAGCCGTGGGTGATGCTGTGGCCGCTGGCGCTCGCGCAGATGACGTCGTGGGGCACCATGTACTACAGCTTCTCGCTGTTTGCCGGCCCCATGCAGCGCGAACTGGGTTGGTCACAGCCGGCCATGAACACCGCCCTGACCCTGGGCCTGTTGATGACCGCCGTGATGGCCTACCCGGTAGGCACGCTGTTCGACCGCACCGGCGGGCGCTGGCTGATGACCTTGGGTTCGCTGGGCGGTGGCCTGTTGCTGCTGGTGTGGTCGGATATCAAGACCCTGCCGCAGTTCTACGTGATGTGGTTGACGCTCGGCGTGTGCATGGCCTGCTGCCTGATGGAACCGCTGATGGCGGTCATCAACCGCGTGTT
This window of the Pseudomonadota bacterium genome carries:
- a CDS encoding HU family DNA-binding protein, yielding MSKAKTSAIKEKQTKSQIIAALADDTGLTKKQVQSVLSATKALAARHLIKNGSGEFAVPEIGVKLRRVQKAARKAGMARNPFTGEMVKVEARPASLSVRAAAMKAIKDVVA
- a CDS encoding NAD-dependent deacylase, which codes for MNGRAREPWQETLTPVVEALRRARRVAVLSGAGMSADSGLPTYRGINGLYNDIEIEQNMPIEDILHAYTLARNPALTWKYIAQIDNACRAAGPNDGHRVLATWDARFELWVVTQNVDGFHRAAGSRNVIELHGNLSRLYCCACRAAFDNIDFDLTVLPPRCMHCDGLVRPDVVLFGEMLPGSAVHQYEHQLARGFDVMIAIGTTAAFPYIAEPMLEASARGCVTVEINPDSTALSNDVRHHIKGPAREVLQALEARLCAA
- a CDS encoding SDR family oxidoreductase: MNSTHTRPIALVTGASAGIGQAFCRLLAARGHDIVAVARRADRLATLARELERAHGIEVRPLVIDLGAPGAVAGLLEALPTRDIAVLINNAGYGVPGRYVTHEWQVHERFQRVMVEAVAELSHGVVTTMCARRRGTIINVASLAGYLPGSAGHTLYAASKAWMIRFSESLALECESAGVRVCALCPGFTYSEFHDVTGTRAQLASLPRWLWMSAERVAEEGLTAAAAGRLVHIPGRINRFIASLAGVLPRGLAHAVSRRESRRFRDLS